The Mucilaginibacter mallensis genome has a segment encoding these proteins:
- a CDS encoding RagB/SusD family nutrient uptake outer membrane protein, translating to MKNKAIISIAVFFAGLFSFSCNKVLDKMNLAAISPSEVWASAANANAYLNGIYNTMMPGNTYGTGNGTDEGVAYQRTTNTWFSGTATFDSQNDFGQYNNIRTINILLANIDQATFDTNDKNAIKGQGLFWRAWAYYSLVNEYGGVPLILSPQPVTTDLTTLQLPRNTTTECVTQIVKDLDDAIALLPTSWSGNDYGRIDQGAAMAFKGRVLLFFASPLFNPNNDPTKWQAAYAATSAANTFCAAHGKALHPVYNTIWNSQPNEEDIMIHLFSYPQATYFQGGLIPLNWSKDAVGYDRPSLELVNAFPMKDGSAWDPTKMAYDTLFKNRDDRFYANIYYNGDPIQYLAGMKASNTYLWTYFDSVTNYDGPSGIEGAHNQVTTDPLWSNSSFYRMKAIDPTIVQGTVYNAAVDWPEIRYAEVLMNYGEAANEVGNTQVALNVLHQIRARAGILPGAGNNYGITATSQSAIRTAYQNERFVEFAFEGKRWNDLRRWKLFGYLRGLGQRHGLGIVLKSGQTDVNPLDDINVVWPKFTSTVIPTDVYNIAIKDQYYIYGIPLAVLNRNPKLQQNNNWGGTFDPLQ from the coding sequence ATGAAAAATAAAGCTATTATATCCATTGCGGTTTTTTTTGCAGGGCTATTTTCTTTTAGCTGCAATAAAGTGCTTGACAAGATGAATCTCGCGGCTATTTCCCCATCAGAAGTTTGGGCCAGCGCAGCTAATGCCAATGCTTATCTTAATGGCATTTATAACACGATGATGCCGGGTAATACGTATGGTACCGGAAATGGAACTGATGAAGGTGTCGCCTATCAACGGACAACGAATACCTGGTTTTCAGGAACTGCCACCTTTGATTCGCAGAACGACTTTGGGCAGTATAATAATATCCGGACTATCAATATCCTTTTGGCAAATATTGATCAGGCTACGTTTGATACTAATGATAAAAATGCGATAAAAGGTCAGGGATTATTTTGGAGAGCCTGGGCATATTATAGCCTGGTAAATGAATATGGAGGTGTACCGCTCATACTCAGCCCCCAACCTGTTACAACAGATCTTACAACATTACAGTTACCACGAAACACAACAACTGAATGTGTAACACAAATTGTAAAAGATCTGGATGACGCTATTGCCTTACTTCCCACAAGCTGGTCTGGCAATGATTATGGAAGAATAGATCAAGGTGCGGCTATGGCTTTTAAGGGCAGAGTGCTATTGTTTTTTGCCAGCCCATTGTTCAATCCTAACAATGATCCAACAAAGTGGCAGGCAGCTTATGCCGCAACTTCAGCAGCCAACACATTTTGTGCTGCTCACGGAAAAGCTTTGCATCCTGTTTATAACACGATATGGAATTCACAGCCGAATGAAGAAGATATAATGATTCACTTATTTAGTTACCCACAAGCAACTTATTTTCAGGGGGGGCTTATACCTCTTAATTGGTCTAAAGATGCTGTGGGGTATGATAGGCCTTCGTTAGAACTGGTTAATGCTTTCCCAATGAAAGATGGTTCAGCCTGGGACCCGACAAAAATGGCCTATGATACTTTGTTTAAAAACAGAGATGATAGGTTTTATGCCAACATTTATTACAATGGCGATCCCATACAATATTTAGCCGGTATGAAAGCTTCAAATACCTATTTATGGACTTATTTTGATAGTGTAACAAATTATGACGGCCCATCCGGGATTGAAGGTGCGCATAATCAGGTAACAACTGATCCGTTATGGTCAAACTCTAGTTTTTATAGGATGAAAGCAATTGATCCAACAATTGTACAGGGAACGGTTTATAATGCCGCGGTTGATTGGCCTGAAATCAGGTATGCAGAGGTATTGATGAATTATGGAGAGGCTGCCAATGAAGTTGGAAATACACAGGTCGCGTTAAATGTATTACATCAGATTAGGGCTCGCGCGGGTATATTACCTGGAGCAGGTAATAATTATGGAATTACTGCCACATCGCAATCAGCAATTCGTACTGCCTACCAGAACGAAAGGTTTGTAGAGTTTGCATTTGAGGGTAAACGCTGGAACGATTTAAGGCGCTGGAAATTATTTGGTTATCTAAGAGGCCTTGGTCAACGCCACGGATTAGGAATTGTATTAAAATCCGGTCAAACTGACGTTAATCCATTAGATGATATTAATGTTGTATGGCCGAAATTTACTTCTACCGTTATTCCTACCGACGTTTATAATATAGCAATAAAAGACCAATACTACATTTATGGGATCCCTTTGGCTGTTTTAAACAGGAATCCTAAACTTCAGCAAAATAATAATTGGGGCGGCACATTCGACCCATTACAATAG
- a CDS encoding alpha-galactosidase, with the protein MNIKKSFLFFTLIFIALFGKGQTVNEKQAKDWLINNKGYIASIKKSADGKDIILSNGLLKRVFRIQPNIACISYENLSSGQQLLRNVKPEAVLTIDGKKINIGGLYGQKEQAYLLPEWIDAFTANEYDFQFKSYSVSEIQPYIKWKQTFWAGNIKKATGKVLTLNFQSNSLKGIDVAVHYELYDGIPLIVKSLSVTNNSNHSIIINRAINEILGLVEEESAVVGTPEQMQKQHGIYIETNYAFNNSMRYDLSDQTTHWKADSVYTSQVNYNYETPCLLEVYPEKVTSIKLQPNEVFNSVRTHELLMDSYDRERRGLAIRKMYTTVAPWTAENPIFMHLVSHNDEQVKSAIEQCAATGYEALILSFGSHCDMEDTTAANIKKWKQLAQLAHQKGIKIGGYSLFSSRRISDSDDVIDPVTGKPDVAAEFGNAPCMGSNWGLAYINKLKYFLENTGFDIFENDGPYPGDLCASTTHPGHSGLGDSQWKQIELQKGLYHWCNEHGIYVNAPDWYLLDGTNKIALGYREVNFSLSREQQRVLNRQNIFDATWEENPSMVWGFVPLTRYQGGGEDAVLEPLANHLKDYEQLMMQYYGAGIQACYRGPRLYDTEKTKQLVTQTIAWYKQYRDILNSDIIHLRRADGRDWDGIIHVNAHLKQKGLVMLFNPTKEKITRTIKLPLYYTGLTTIASVREKDNLARKYSLDRNYEIELPVTIEPESYTWLVIE; encoded by the coding sequence ATGAATATTAAAAAATCCTTTCTCTTTTTTACTTTGATTTTCATCGCTTTGTTTGGTAAGGGCCAAACAGTCAATGAAAAACAAGCGAAAGATTGGCTTATCAACAATAAGGGATATATCGCTTCTATAAAAAAATCAGCAGATGGGAAAGATATCATTCTATCAAATGGCTTGCTGAAAAGAGTTTTTCGGATACAACCCAATATAGCATGTATCAGCTACGAAAACCTAAGCAGCGGGCAACAATTATTACGTAATGTAAAACCCGAAGCGGTATTAACTATTGACGGAAAGAAGATCAATATAGGAGGTTTATATGGCCAAAAGGAACAGGCTTACCTGTTGCCTGAATGGATTGACGCCTTTACTGCAAATGAATATGACTTTCAGTTTAAGTCATATTCGGTATCCGAAATTCAACCATATATCAAATGGAAACAAACATTTTGGGCTGGCAATATTAAAAAAGCCACCGGGAAGGTGCTTACACTGAATTTTCAGTCGAATTCATTAAAAGGTATTGATGTAGCCGTTCATTACGAATTGTACGATGGGATCCCTTTGATTGTAAAGTCATTGTCTGTAACTAACAACAGTAATCATTCAATAATTATAAACAGGGCCATTAATGAGATACTGGGTTTGGTTGAAGAGGAAAGTGCTGTAGTAGGCACCCCGGAGCAAATGCAAAAGCAACATGGCATTTATATAGAAACCAATTACGCATTTAACAATTCGATGCGTTATGATCTTAGCGACCAGACCACTCATTGGAAAGCGGATTCGGTTTACACATCACAGGTAAATTATAATTATGAAACACCCTGCCTGTTGGAGGTATATCCTGAAAAGGTTACGAGTATTAAATTGCAGCCAAATGAAGTTTTCAACTCTGTTCGCACCCACGAATTATTGATGGATAGCTATGACAGGGAAAGGCGTGGGCTTGCCATAAGGAAAATGTACACTACGGTAGCCCCCTGGACGGCAGAGAACCCTATATTTATGCACCTGGTGAGCCATAATGATGAACAAGTGAAAAGTGCTATAGAACAATGCGCTGCAACCGGCTATGAAGCATTGATACTCAGCTTTGGCAGCCATTGCGATATGGAAGATACAACAGCTGCAAATATTAAGAAATGGAAACAATTGGCACAACTGGCCCATCAAAAAGGGATCAAAATTGGCGGCTATTCATTATTTAGTTCCCGTCGTATTAGCGATAGTGATGATGTTATTGATCCGGTTACAGGTAAGCCCGATGTTGCGGCTGAATTTGGGAATGCCCCATGTATGGGAAGTAATTGGGGATTAGCCTACATTAACAAGCTGAAATATTTTCTTGAAAATACAGGTTTTGATATTTTCGAAAATGATGGCCCATACCCGGGTGATCTTTGTGCCTCAACCACACACCCGGGCCATTCAGGTTTAGGCGATTCTCAGTGGAAACAGATCGAATTACAAAAAGGACTATATCATTGGTGCAATGAACATGGCATTTATGTGAACGCCCCTGACTGGTATTTGCTTGACGGGACAAACAAAATTGCGTTGGGATATCGTGAGGTTAATTTTTCATTGTCACGCGAGCAGCAAAGGGTACTGAACCGTCAGAATATTTTTGATGCAACCTGGGAAGAAAACCCCTCAATGGTTTGGGGCTTTGTACCGCTCACCCGTTACCAGGGCGGTGGTGAAGACGCCGTATTAGAGCCGCTTGCAAACCACTTGAAAGATTACGAACAATTAATGATGCAATACTATGGCGCAGGCATACAAGCCTGTTACAGGGGGCCGCGTTTGTACGATACCGAAAAAACAAAACAACTGGTAACCCAAACTATAGCATGGTATAAGCAATACAGGGATATCCTTAATTCAGACATTATACACCTCAGGCGCGCCGATGGAAGAGATTGGGATGGAATTATTCATGTAAACGCTCATTTAAAACAAAAAGGCCTTGTTATGTTGTTCAATCCAACAAAAGAAAAAATTACCAGGACGATAAAGCTGCCATTGTATTATACCGGCCTAACCACAATTGCTTCTGTAAGAGAAAAAGATAACTTAGCCAGGAAATATAGCCTTGACAGGAATTATGAAATAGAATTGCCTGTAACCATTGAACCGGAAAGTTATACATGGCTGGTAATAGAGTGA
- a CDS encoding glycoside hydrolase family 95 protein: MIKFKILLAVSALLVFNIAKAGVPVQQLKLWYNHPAEKWDAEALPIGNGRMGAMLFGGIKTERIQFNEQSLWSGDNNWDGDYETGDHGFGSYRNFGEFVVDFNHVDVATEYERSLNITTGIHTTSFKINGVRFFREAFASHPDQVIVFKYTASEKAALSGSISMTSAQGAISITNKDGISFASEMPNKLKYAAKLNFEHEGGEVYVEGDRLVFKNCNTIIIYLDARTNYKPDYNAGWRGADPMSIIEKEARNAQQLGFQKLKARHINDITRLTTAATIDVGKTAADISAMPTDIRLKKYAAGGQDPDLEETMFQYGRYLLVSSSRPGGLPANLQGLWNNSNTPAWASDYHNNINIQMNYWAAESTNLSECHIPLIDFIVAAEEPCRIATRKAFGEKTRGWTARTSQNIFGGNGWEWNIPSSAWYAHHVFEHWAFTNDTVYLKNTAYPILKEICEYWEDRLKVMPDGTLMVPNGWSPEHGPREDGVMHDQQLVWDLFQNYLDASAALNIDRDYQIKVATMQAHLAPNKIGKWGQLQEWQTDRDDPDDQHRHTSHLFAVYPGRQINMIKTPELAKAAIISLRSRSGNYGKNINTPFTVESTVGDSRRSWTWPWRCALWARLGEGEKAGMMIRGLLTYNTLPNLFTNHPPFQMDGNFGITGAIAEMLLQSQNGEIQLLPAIPKEWAAEGSFNGLKARGGFTVNCKWLNGKVITYQVYSEKPVKVKLRINGQVKEIVSSRFK, encoded by the coding sequence ATGATCAAATTTAAAATATTGCTTGCTGTTTCGGCATTATTAGTATTTAACATAGCTAAAGCAGGTGTCCCTGTTCAGCAGTTGAAGCTATGGTATAACCACCCCGCTGAAAAATGGGATGCAGAAGCTTTGCCCATAGGTAATGGCCGTATGGGGGCTATGTTGTTTGGCGGGATCAAGACGGAGCGCATTCAATTTAATGAACAAAGCCTTTGGAGTGGTGACAATAATTGGGATGGTGACTATGAAACCGGGGATCATGGATTTGGTTCGTACCGCAATTTTGGCGAGTTTGTTGTAGATTTTAACCATGTTGATGTTGCTACAGAATATGAGCGGTCTTTAAATATCACTACAGGTATTCATACTACATCGTTTAAAATAAACGGGGTCAGGTTTTTTCGCGAGGCATTTGCCAGTCATCCCGACCAAGTGATTGTTTTTAAATATACAGCGAGTGAAAAAGCTGCACTATCCGGAAGCATTTCAATGACTTCGGCACAGGGAGCAATTAGCATAACAAATAAGGATGGGATAAGCTTTGCAAGTGAGATGCCAAATAAACTAAAGTACGCTGCAAAGTTGAACTTTGAACATGAGGGCGGTGAGGTTTATGTTGAAGGGGATAGGCTGGTGTTTAAAAACTGCAATACGATTATTATCTATTTAGATGCACGCACTAATTATAAACCTGATTATAATGCAGGATGGCGCGGTGCTGACCCGATGTCAATAATTGAAAAAGAAGCACGCAATGCACAACAATTGGGGTTTCAGAAACTGAAAGCACGGCATATTAATGATATTACCCGCCTTACTACAGCTGCTACTATTGATGTTGGAAAAACAGCGGCAGATATCAGCGCAATGCCTACAGATATTCGTTTGAAAAAATATGCGGCCGGTGGCCAGGATCCGGATTTGGAGGAAACTATGTTTCAATACGGACGTTATCTCCTGGTAAGCTCGTCCCGACCGGGAGGGCTGCCTGCCAATTTGCAGGGCTTATGGAATAATAGTAACACACCGGCGTGGGCTAGTGATTATCACAATAATATCAACATTCAAATGAATTATTGGGCTGCAGAATCTACTAACCTGTCTGAGTGCCATATCCCTTTGATCGATTTTATAGTTGCGGCGGAAGAGCCTTGCCGGATTGCAACACGTAAAGCATTCGGAGAAAAGACCCGGGGTTGGACGGCCCGTACCAGTCAAAATATTTTTGGCGGAAATGGCTGGGAATGGAATATACCTTCAAGTGCCTGGTATGCACATCATGTTTTTGAACATTGGGCATTTACAAATGATACGGTTTACCTGAAAAATACTGCTTATCCCATACTGAAAGAAATTTGCGAGTATTGGGAAGATCGTTTGAAGGTAATGCCCGACGGAACATTGATGGTTCCCAATGGATGGTCGCCTGAACATGGTCCAAGGGAAGATGGGGTGATGCACGACCAGCAATTGGTATGGGATCTCTTTCAAAATTATCTTGACGCGTCGGCAGCATTGAACATTGATCGGGATTATCAAATTAAAGTGGCAACCATGCAAGCCCATCTTGCGCCAAATAAGATTGGTAAATGGGGGCAATTACAAGAATGGCAGACCGATAGGGATGACCCGGATGATCAGCACCGTCATACATCGCACCTCTTCGCGGTTTACCCTGGTCGTCAAATCAATATGATCAAAACACCGGAACTGGCAAAGGCTGCTATTATCTCATTGAGGAGTCGAAGTGGTAATTATGGAAAAAATATAAATACTCCTTTTACGGTCGAATCAACAGTTGGAGACAGTCGCCGTTCATGGACATGGCCCTGGCGGTGCGCGCTTTGGGCCCGATTAGGAGAAGGCGAAAAAGCAGGTATGATGATCAGGGGATTACTTACCTATAATACATTGCCAAACCTTTTCACAAATCATCCTCCGTTTCAGATGGATGGAAACTTTGGTATTACCGGGGCTATAGCAGAAATGCTTTTGCAGAGTCAAAATGGAGAAATACAATTATTACCGGCCATTCCAAAAGAATGGGCTGCCGAAGGATCCTTTAATGGGCTTAAAGCACGTGGTGGATTTACAGTTAATTGTAAATGGCTTAATGGCAAAGTGATCACTTATCAAGTTTATTCTGAAAAGCCTGTAAAGGTTAAGCTTCGGATAAATGGTCAGGTTAAGGAGATTGTATCATCTCGTTTTAAATGA
- a CDS encoding alpha-amylase family protein, translated as MNRPFLLLSSIFAFFYLTFNVHQRAAAAEIGIPRVNQHNNRISNSYLTVAFNPEAHCFNVTSKSAGKMIVKDLVPNIDFSKISKGDVVDPVFGKGQALIVSNASGSSVSFILYSLQPFLFINQQIKNTGDSIINIAKLNPVSFKVDLGKPATQLKTLGTGGLLAPDKNPGSYVFLTTVDPATRNGVVTGWLTNEKGSGVVFSGIDNNLVEIKTQIDYGHLLLPAGKSEATETLLIGYFDDARLGEEQFANAIAKQQNIRLKPRSAVYCTWYSEKNGGAGSESSTIELAKFIKDNLKPFGLGVLQIDDQWQAGGQYNGPHRGFDRVDPKGGYPNGMTTTALAIKKEGLTAGIWWMPFARNHQDPEYKDRQNWFAYRKNGKPYETTWGGTSLDLTNPDVQNHIAYVAKTMHNWGYNYFKMDGLWTGTVTEQVYINDGYKNDSIGNNKPLFNPLKTQIEAFRDGLKVLRNAVGDDVFFSGCCASQNMRSFGASMGLVNSMRIGPDFNHDGQSIRTGAIRASRLYFLNGRVWWNDPDPSMLREKGASTADGASTGIGSLTRARLLPSFVAVSSQFFLSSDWLPDLPNDRIEIMKRCMASHTGIARPVDAFDKMLPSIWLATDKKTGTPRNVIGLFNWDTASQNIGCSLSWAGLSNKTLYHAFDFWANKPLPNIYGSFAYELASESCRVIAVRAKSNHPVIVSTSQHVTQGMIDLMKEEWKTGTLSGTSKIIGSDKYELRIAGLNDGGKWKLDAATIIQNNGEATIEVLPQTEKGWMRVVIKTKKSQIIKWQLRFKNDVVSNH; from the coding sequence ATGAATAGACCTTTTTTGCTTTTATCGTCAATATTCGCTTTTTTCTACCTGACGTTTAATGTTCACCAACGAGCTGCCGCGGCCGAAATCGGCATTCCCAGGGTGAATCAGCATAACAATCGTATCAGCAATTCATATTTGACTGTGGCCTTTAACCCCGAAGCCCATTGTTTTAATGTGACTTCGAAGTCTGCTGGAAAAATGATTGTGAAAGATCTTGTTCCGAATATTGATTTTAGTAAAATCAGCAAGGGAGATGTTGTTGATCCGGTATTTGGTAAGGGACAAGCTTTAATTGTAAGTAATGCAAGCGGCTCATCTGTTTCTTTTATCTTGTATTCTTTACAACCTTTTCTTTTTATCAATCAACAAATAAAAAATACGGGAGATAGCATTATTAACATTGCAAAGCTGAACCCGGTTTCTTTTAAGGTAGATCTTGGAAAACCGGCAACTCAGCTAAAAACGCTGGGGACCGGTGGATTGCTTGCTCCAGATAAGAACCCTGGCAGTTATGTGTTTCTTACAACCGTTGATCCTGCCACCCGAAATGGGGTGGTCACAGGCTGGCTGACCAATGAAAAGGGTAGTGGTGTAGTATTTTCAGGCATCGATAATAATCTGGTTGAAATAAAAACTCAAATTGATTACGGACATCTTCTTTTGCCTGCCGGGAAAAGCGAAGCTACTGAAACATTGCTCATCGGTTATTTCGATGATGCCCGTTTAGGCGAAGAGCAATTTGCCAATGCAATTGCAAAGCAACAAAACATCAGACTAAAACCCCGTAGTGCTGTTTATTGCACATGGTACTCCGAAAAAAACGGAGGTGCCGGTAGCGAATCATCCACCATTGAATTGGCGAAATTTATCAAAGATAACCTGAAGCCTTTTGGACTTGGCGTTCTTCAAATAGATGACCAATGGCAGGCTGGTGGACAATACAATGGCCCTCATCGCGGTTTCGACCGTGTTGACCCTAAGGGAGGCTATCCAAACGGGATGACAACCACTGCACTTGCCATTAAAAAAGAAGGATTGACAGCCGGAATATGGTGGATGCCTTTTGCCCGTAATCATCAGGACCCTGAATACAAGGACCGGCAGAATTGGTTTGCATACCGCAAAAATGGGAAACCTTATGAAACTACATGGGGAGGGACTTCTCTCGATCTTACTAACCCTGATGTACAAAACCATATTGCCTATGTTGCCAAAACCATGCACAATTGGGGCTATAATTATTTCAAAATGGATGGCTTATGGACAGGCACTGTTACAGAGCAGGTTTACATCAATGATGGATATAAAAACGACAGTATCGGCAATAACAAACCCTTATTCAATCCGCTTAAAACACAGATTGAAGCATTTAGGGATGGACTGAAAGTTTTGAGAAATGCAGTTGGCGATGATGTGTTTTTTTCCGGATGTTGTGCAAGCCAGAATATGCGGTCGTTCGGTGCCTCTATGGGCCTGGTTAATTCCATGCGTATCGGGCCAGATTTCAATCATGATGGGCAAAGTATTCGTACCGGTGCAATCCGTGCTTCCCGGCTCTATTTTTTAAATGGAAGAGTTTGGTGGAACGATCCGGATCCTTCTATGTTGAGGGAGAAAGGTGCCTCAACGGCAGATGGTGCAAGTACTGGGATTGGTTCTCTTACCAGAGCCCGGTTATTACCTTCGTTTGTTGCAGTTTCCAGTCAATTTTTCCTGAGCAGCGACTGGCTTCCTGACTTACCCAATGATAGGATTGAAATTATGAAGCGTTGTATGGCTTCACATACTGGAATTGCACGGCCGGTTGATGCTTTTGATAAAATGCTTCCTTCAATCTGGCTTGCAACAGATAAAAAAACTGGTACGCCGCGAAATGTAATTGGCTTATTCAATTGGGATACAGCTTCTCAAAATATTGGTTGCTCTTTAAGTTGGGCAGGATTAAGCAATAAAACCCTCTATCATGCTTTTGATTTCTGGGCAAACAAACCTCTGCCCAATATTTATGGCTCGTTTGCATATGAACTCGCTTCTGAATCGTGCCGGGTAATAGCGGTGCGTGCCAAATCAAATCATCCGGTTATTGTTTCAACTTCGCAGCATGTTACACAAGGCATGATTGATTTAATGAAAGAAGAATGGAAAACAGGAACACTGTCAGGAACCAGCAAAATAATTGGTAGCGACAAATATGAACTGCGCATTGCAGGCCTGAACGATGGGGGGAAATGGAAATTAGATGCAGCAACAATTATTCAAAATAACGGAGAAGCAACGATTGAAGTTTTACCTCAAACAGAAAAGGGGTGGATGAGAGTAGTTATTAAAACTAAAAAGAGTCAGATCATAAAATGGCAATTAAGATTTAAGAACGATGTTGTTTCTAATCATTAA
- the galB gene encoding beta-galactosidase GalB, with product MNSIKRLFSLNIAILFILGLMITTSSFSQDKAIIRMGATDTHSFDDSWLFIRYGLQPDGSRIEEPQNAESTTYNDNAWQKLSLPHDWAITGPFRIDLEGGTGKLPWKGIGWYRKHFTVPAADAGQQIFVDFDGAMANAKIYLNGHYVGTWPYGYNSFRMDLTPYIKVGKENILAVRLDTENWDSRWYPGAGIYRHVWLVKTNPVHVANWGTYITTPTISDASATVKMAVTIDNQSKLPVEASVQTAVFELDSHNKPGAKVALFNKSIIKIEADTNTTTTIQAIVKDPKRWDIISPNRYMAQTTVSVNGKVVDTYNTPFGIRTIEFIADRGFLLNGRRIEIQGTCNHHDLGALGAAINTSALRRELTILKTMGCNALRTSHNPPAPELLELADQMGFLVWDEAFDCWKHGKRELDYNKLYDEWNVRDLKAMVHRDENHPSVFIWSIGNEVMDQRNVEMTKHLADVVRGEDPTRPISNGYNDPDGGRESGAVEALDLMGVNYFFNQQAKWDADPRYKNKPTMGSETSSCVSSRGEYFFGNDYQNWQISSYDNAYPGWGCSPDEQFRTNAKYPHLLGEFVWTGFDYIGEPTPYNSDETNLQNFRNDPEKRKELAAKLDELRKKNPPSRSSYFGIVDLAGFPKDRFYLYQSHWRPDYPMAHILPHWNWPERIGKITPVNVYTSGDEAELFLNGKSLGRKTKIPGKDFRLVWDSVKYAPGELKVVCYKNGKQWATDVVKTTGEAARLTLSADRTVIKADGADLSYITVKVTDKDGLMVPRSHPLIKFSVAGPGEIVATDNGDATSFVSFQSHERPAFNGMALVIVKAKKGQTGKIVVKAESAGLVSTAMAITSK from the coding sequence ATGAATTCAATAAAGCGCTTATTTTCTTTGAACATAGCCATCCTGTTTATTCTGGGTTTAATGATAACTACATCATCATTTTCACAAGATAAAGCCATTATAAGGATGGGTGCTACAGACACCCATTCATTTGATGATAGCTGGTTATTTATCCGGTATGGCTTGCAGCCGGATGGTTCAAGAATTGAAGAGCCTCAAAATGCGGAAAGTACCACCTATAATGATAACGCCTGGCAAAAACTAAGTCTGCCCCATGACTGGGCGATTACCGGTCCTTTCAGAATTGACCTGGAAGGCGGAACAGGTAAACTACCCTGGAAAGGAATAGGCTGGTACCGGAAACATTTTACAGTTCCGGCTGCAGACGCGGGCCAGCAAATTTTTGTGGATTTTGATGGCGCCATGGCCAACGCCAAAATTTACCTCAATGGTCATTATGTGGGCACATGGCCATATGGCTATAATTCGTTCCGCATGGATTTAACGCCTTATATCAAGGTTGGAAAAGAAAATATACTGGCTGTTCGGCTTGATACCGAAAACTGGGATTCGCGCTGGTATCCCGGTGCCGGTATTTACCGCCATGTGTGGCTGGTGAAAACCAACCCGGTACATGTTGCTAATTGGGGTACTTATATTACTACTCCTACAATTTCAGATGCCTCGGCAACAGTTAAAATGGCGGTGACTATTGATAATCAAAGCAAATTACCAGTAGAAGCAAGTGTTCAAACGGCTGTGTTTGAACTGGACAGCCATAATAAGCCGGGAGCAAAAGTTGCGCTTTTCAACAAATCAATTATAAAAATTGAAGCCGACACGAATACAACGACCACCATACAGGCCATCGTTAAAGATCCCAAACGCTGGGATATTATTTCGCCCAATCGATATATGGCACAAACTACCGTAAGTGTAAATGGTAAGGTGGTTGATACTTACAATACGCCATTTGGTATCCGCACTATTGAATTTATTGCCGACAGAGGTTTTCTACTGAACGGCCGTAGGATTGAAATCCAGGGAACCTGCAACCATCATGATTTAGGCGCTTTAGGTGCTGCCATCAATACCAGTGCATTGCGCCGGGAATTGACCATTCTGAAAACGATGGGGTGCAACGCGTTGCGTACCTCACACAATCCTCCGGCCCCTGAATTGCTCGAACTGGCTGACCAGATGGGGTTCCTGGTTTGGGATGAAGCCTTTGACTGCTGGAAGCATGGCAAAAGAGAATTGGACTATAACAAGCTTTATGACGAATGGAACGTAAGGGACCTGAAAGCTATGGTACACCGTGACGAAAACCATCCTTCCGTGTTCATCTGGTCAATCGGCAATGAGGTGATGGATCAGCGCAATGTGGAAATGACCAAGCATTTGGCCGATGTTGTTCGGGGGGAAGATCCCACCCGGCCTATTTCCAATGGCTATAACGATCCTGATGGGGGACGTGAATCTGGTGCAGTGGAAGCTTTAGATCTTATGGGGGTGAATTATTTTTTCAACCAGCAAGCCAAATGGGATGCCGACCCACGGTATAAGAACAAGCCAACCATGGGCAGTGAAACATCGTCCTGCGTATCGTCGCGTGGCGAATATTTCTTTGGAAATGATTACCAGAACTGGCAAATATCTTCTTATGATAATGCCTATCCGGGTTGGGGCTGCTCTCCTGATGAACAGTTTCGCACCAACGCCAAATATCCGCATCTATTAGGTGAATTTGTATGGACAGGTTTTGATTATATAGGCGAGCCAACACCTTATAATTCGGATGAAACTAATTTGCAAAATTTCCGCAATGATCCTGAAAAGCGAAAAGAACTGGCGGCAAAGCTTGATGAGCTTCGTAAAAAGAACCCACCATCCCGGAGCAGTTATTTTGGTATCGTAGATTTGGCTGGTTTCCCCAAAGACCGCTTTTACCTTTATCAATCACATTGGAGACCTGATTACCCAATGGCGCATATCCTGCCACATTGGAACTGGCCGGAGCGGATTGGGAAAATAACCCCTGTTAATGTTTACACCTCAGGTGACGAGGCGGAATTATTTTTGAACGGAAAGAGCCTTGGGCGCAAAACTAAAATACCGGGAAAAGATTTCCGCCTGGTTTGGGATAGTGTAAAATATGCACCCGGTGAGCTGAAAGTGGTTTGTTATAAAAATGGGAAACAATGGGCCACAGATGTAGTGAAAACAACAGGCGAAGCGGCAAGGCTAACCCTTTCTGCCGACCGTACAGTTATAAAAGCAGATGGAGCTGACCTGTCTTATATTACAGTTAAGGTAACCGATAAAGACGGATTGATGGTGCCCCGTTCCCATCCCTTAATTAAATTTTCTGTAGCAGGGCCGGGCGAAATTGTAGCAACTGACAATGGTGATGCCACCAGTTTCGTATCCTTTCAAAGCCATGAGCGGCCGGCCTTTAATGGAATGGCATTGGTGATTGTAAAAGCGAAGAAAGGACAGACAGGCAAGATTGTGGTAAAAGCGGAAAGCGCTGGTTTGGTTAGTACGGCAATGGCAATCACGAGTAAATAA